One Methanobacterium sp. DNA window includes the following coding sequences:
- a CDS encoding methyltransferase domain-containing protein, with product MEMPIIILLVSIPGFFIFLWVLLSILGRIHPFPVPTFMGKYLDSDYRRIIQPPDKLIKRSGISGGMYVLEAGCGSGAFTNYAARAVGDKGKVYGIDIQAEMLEQLRMKLKRFENIDIHNIFLIEGDVCKMPFKDNYFDLVYMVAVLQEIPDKKKALQEIKRVLKPNGVLAVTEFIPDPDYPLKSTTIRQCENAGFFFDNVEGSFINYTARFIKPDFDFEKLK from the coding sequence ATGGAAATGCCAATAATAATCCTTTTAGTGTCAATTCCAGGGTTCTTTATCTTTTTATGGGTTTTATTAAGTATTTTAGGTAGAATTCATCCATTTCCTGTACCTACATTCATGGGGAAGTATTTAGACAGTGATTATCGGAGAATAATTCAACCTCCAGATAAATTAATAAAAAGAAGCGGTATCTCAGGGGGAATGTATGTTTTAGAGGCTGGGTGCGGCAGCGGAGCATTTACAAATTATGCAGCAAGAGCTGTTGGAGATAAAGGAAAAGTATATGGGATTGATATTCAGGCCGAGATGCTGGAACAGCTCCGCATGAAATTAAAGCGATTTGAAAACATAGATATCCATAATATATTTTTAATAGAAGGAGATGTTTGTAAAATGCCATTTAAAGATAATTATTTTGACCTTGTCTATATGGTTGCGGTTCTTCAAGAAATTCCAGATAAAAAAAAAGCATTGCAGGAAATCAAGAGAGTATTAAAGCCAAATGGAGTTCTTGCAGTTACAGAATTTATTCCTGATCCAGATTATCCCCTTAAATCAACTACAATAAGACAATGCGAAAATGCAGGTTTCTTCTTTGATAATGTTGAGGGAAGCTTTATAAATTATACGGCACGTTTTATAAAGCCAGATTTTGATTTTGAGAAATTAAAATAG
- a CDS encoding RibD family protein: MLPHVILYNAVSLDGRITGFNADVELYYELASKWDIDAVLMGSNTVLAGFEVEYGAMFKEDLESIINREKNPEDTRPYLIVPDSKGKIRIWAELFKMPYLRDIIVLCSKNTPEEYLNFLKERNIDFIIAGKDQVDLKEALEKLNDLYGIKSLRVDSGGILNGILLREGLADEIHLLIHPELVGGMKLNSIFHEPDISSLEDVIKVKLVHIDKLRDEIVWLKYKINK, encoded by the coding sequence ATGTTGCCTCATGTAATTTTATACAATGCTGTAAGCCTTGACGGGCGAATAACCGGTTTTAATGCAGATGTAGAGTTATACTATGAATTAGCATCCAAATGGGATATAGATGCGGTACTTATGGGAAGTAATACTGTGTTAGCCGGATTTGAAGTTGAATATGGCGCAATGTTTAAAGAAGACCTGGAATCTATTATTAACAGAGAAAAAAATCCAGAAGACACCAGACCTTATTTAATTGTTCCAGATAGTAAGGGAAAGATCAGAATATGGGCTGAATTATTTAAAATGCCTTATTTACGTGATATTATAGTTCTATGCTCCAAAAACACTCCTGAAGAGTATCTAAATTTTTTAAAGGAAAGAAATATTGATTTTATTATTGCTGGTAAAGATCAGGTTGATTTAAAAGAGGCATTGGAAAAATTAAATGATTTATATGGAATAAAATCTCTGAGGGTCGATAGCGGAGGTATTTTAAATGGAATTCTTCTTCGTGAGGGTTTAGCAGATGAAATTCACCTTTTGATCCATCCAGAACTCGTTGGTGGTATGAAGCTCAACTCCATATTCCATGAACCAGATATCAGTTCTTTAGAAGATGTTATAAAAGTTAAATTAGTACATATTGATAAATTAAGGGATGAAATAGTCTGGTTAAAGTACAAAATAAATAAATGA
- a CDS encoding DUF998 domain-containing protein, whose translation MVSFLEKQRIFALCGIIAPILFTFLVIVASFLRTDYNQIYNFVSDLGVGPYSIIQNVNFVIFGLLVIVFSLGLRSGLSVSQGRALKAGIWFVTIFGLGLLFAGVFPEDYLSGVPHNLVSATAFLTIIAAQLLIWKGLKNADNYIWSKYRTYSLISGLLSIVLLLVLRVAIGDDYQGLAQRLFLAVPWIWIEVTGIKLYLMAKKEYNH comes from the coding sequence ATGGTATCTTTTTTAGAAAAGCAACGAATATTTGCTCTTTGCGGCATCATTGCCCCAATTCTCTTCACATTTCTAGTGATTGTAGCGAGTTTTCTAAGAACAGATTATAATCAGATTTATAACTTTGTCAGTGATCTCGGTGTTGGTCCATATTCCATAATTCAAAACGTTAATTTCGTTATATTTGGTCTTCTGGTAATTGTTTTTTCGCTTGGGCTTCGAAGTGGTTTGTCAGTTTCTCAAGGAAGAGCCCTGAAAGCTGGAATATGGTTTGTAACGATATTCGGTTTAGGGTTGCTGTTTGCAGGGGTATTTCCTGAGGATTATCTCAGTGGAGTTCCACATAATCTGGTGAGTGCCACAGCATTTCTCACTATCATTGCAGCCCAGCTGCTGATCTGGAAAGGATTAAAAAATGCTGATAATTATATTTGGAGTAAATACAGGACATATTCACTAATAAGCGGGTTGCTATCAATTGTTTTGCTTTTAGTGCTTCGGGTGGCCATTGGCGACGACTATCAGGGATTGGCCCAGAGATTATTCCTTGCCGTGCCGTGGATATGGATTGAGGTTACAGGAATAAAACTTTATCTGATGGCTAAAAAAGAATATAATCATTAA
- a CDS encoding methyltransferase domain-containing protein codes for MKQWYEELFTNYANKYENEIFTQGTIGEVDFIEKEINKNKNCKILDIGCGTGRHDVELAKRGYNVRGIDLSESMIEKAIENAKNARVNIDFQIADARNPHFNNEFDLVIMLCEGGFSLMETDEMNFEILKNASKALKKNGKLIFTTLNGLYPLYHSVKDFINSNAVEGISEGNSFDLMTFRDKSTFEVEDDDGNLKVLECNERYYVPSEITWLLKSLNFNKIDIYGCEIGNFSRNAELTTDDYEMLVIAEF; via the coding sequence ATGAAACAATGGTACGAGGAGCTCTTTACAAATTACGCAAATAAGTATGAAAATGAAATTTTCACCCAAGGAACTATTGGAGAAGTTGATTTCATCGAGAAGGAGATAAACAAGAATAAAAACTGTAAAATACTTGATATAGGGTGTGGAACTGGTAGACATGATGTAGAACTTGCAAAAAGAGGATATAATGTTAGGGGAATTGATTTATCTGAATCCATGATAGAAAAAGCAATTGAAAATGCCAAAAATGCAAGGGTTAATATTGATTTCCAGATTGCTGATGCTAGAAATCCTCATTTTAATAATGAATTTGATCTGGTAATTATGTTATGTGAAGGTGGATTTTCTTTAATGGAAACTGACGAGATGAACTTTGAAATACTGAAAAATGCATCTAAAGCATTAAAAAAGAATGGAAAGCTAATATTTACTACATTAAATGGTCTTTATCCTCTTTATCACTCTGTTAAAGATTTCATCAATTCCAACGCGGTGGAAGGCATAAGTGAAGGGAATTCATTTGATCTCATGACTTTCCGCGATAAATCAACCTTTGAAGTGGAAGATGATGACGGTAATTTAAAAGTTCTGGAGTGTAATGAACGTTATTATGTGCCCTCTGAAATTACATGGCTTCTTAAATCCTTAAACTTCAACAAAATTGATATATATGGTTGCGAGATTGGAAATTTTAGTAGAAATGCTGAATTAACTACTGATGACTATGAAATGCTTGTTATAGCTGAATTTTGA
- a CDS encoding DUF1905 domain-containing protein, with the protein MKEYEFDAVLLKHEGRNATFVEFPYDVEKEFGVKEQVKVHAMFDRVEYRGSLAIGHHCHILGVTQKIRKEIGKNPGGTIHVILKQDSEPRIVEIPEDFPRNLKSEKRSEGIL; encoded by the coding sequence ATGAAGGAATATGAATTCGATGCGGTTCTTTTAAAACATGAAGGGAGGAATGCAACATTTGTTGAGTTCCCCTATGATGTAGAAAAAGAATTTGGAGTTAAAGAACAGGTTAAAGTGCATGCAATGTTCGATAGGGTAGAGTACAGAGGCTCACTTGCAATAGGACATCATTGTCATATTTTAGGAGTTACACAAAAAATTCGTAAAGAAATTGGTAAAAATCCTGGAGGCACTATTCATGTTATTTTAAAACAGGATAGTGAGCCACGAATAGTAGAAATACCAGAAGATTTTCCCCGAAATCTTAAATCAGAAAAAAGAAGTGAAGGAATTCTTTGA